The Hymenobacter sp. GOD-10R genome includes a window with the following:
- a CDS encoding glycoside hydrolase family 127 protein has protein sequence MKRRFLLLSTCLLPLLSSGQTTALQSFPLSAVHLLESPFQQAQQTDKAYMLALNPDRLLAPYQAEAGIQPKAERYGNWENTGLDGHIGGHYLSALALMYAATGDTQVQQRLTYMIDALDACQQKNGNGYLGGIPGGKAMWQQVKAGNIKANSFGMNDKWVPWYNLHKTYAGLRDAYLIGGNAKAKSMLIKLTDWCLDLTANLSDAQIQDMLRSEHGGLNEVFADVASITGDPKYLKLAQRFSHRAVLEPLLGGKDVLNGMHANTQIPKVIGFERIAEVGGDPTWANAATFFWKTVVENRTVSIGGNSVSEHFNPADNFTSMLESTEGPETCNTYNMLKLTKQLYLTSSSTRYLDYYERALYNHILSSQHPGEGGFVYFTPMRPRHYRVYSEPQEGFWCCVGSGLENHGKYGELVYAHRAEQELLVNLFVPSRLSWAEQGLTLTQQTTFPFEERSQLALQLKKPRTFALSIRQPGWLPAGKMGVQVNGKPVAATTTSPGYATVTRKWRSGDVVTVALPMETKAEYLPDHSSWVSFVHGPVVLAAVTDTTDLTGLRANGQRMAHVPSGQLYPIEEAPVLVSTSQNVAESIKPIAGRPLTFTAAGLVDSDHNRDVQLVPFYQIHDARYMVYWPVTTPEGLAARKEEIRRKDSEKRALEARTIDQVTPGEQQPESDHGFQGEQSEMGTFRNRHWRHAAGWFSYNLRNPNKAARALRVTYSGGDKNRQFTILINGAPIAKVALEGNSQREFYDVEYALPEALRRDAATTLTVKFVAAAGSTAGGVYDVRLLK, from the coding sequence ATGAAGCGTAGATTTTTGCTCCTCTCCACCTGCCTGCTGCCTCTTCTGAGCAGTGGCCAGACAACGGCTCTGCAGAGCTTCCCACTATCGGCGGTACACTTGCTTGAAAGTCCATTTCAACAGGCGCAGCAGACGGATAAGGCCTACATGCTAGCCCTCAACCCCGATCGGCTACTGGCTCCTTACCAAGCAGAGGCCGGTATTCAGCCGAAGGCCGAGCGTTACGGTAACTGGGAAAATACTGGTCTCGATGGCCACATCGGCGGGCACTACCTGTCGGCGCTGGCCTTGATGTACGCCGCTACCGGTGACACGCAAGTGCAGCAGCGCCTCACCTACATGATTGATGCGCTCGACGCCTGCCAGCAGAAAAATGGCAACGGCTACCTAGGGGGCATACCCGGCGGCAAGGCCATGTGGCAGCAGGTGAAAGCCGGCAACATCAAGGCCAACAGCTTCGGGATGAATGACAAGTGGGTGCCTTGGTACAACCTGCATAAAACCTACGCCGGCCTGCGCGACGCCTACCTGATCGGGGGCAATGCCAAGGCTAAATCCATGCTTATCAAGCTGACGGATTGGTGCTTGGACCTGACGGCTAACCTCAGCGACGCGCAAATTCAAGATATGCTGCGCAGTGAGCACGGGGGCCTGAACGAAGTGTTTGCGGATGTAGCTAGCATCACCGGCGACCCCAAGTACCTAAAGTTGGCGCAGCGCTTTTCCCACCGGGCGGTGTTGGAGCCGCTGTTGGGAGGCAAAGACGTTCTTAACGGCATGCACGCCAATACGCAAATTCCGAAAGTGATTGGCTTTGAGCGTATAGCGGAGGTAGGAGGGGACCCTACTTGGGCTAACGCCGCCACTTTCTTCTGGAAAACGGTAGTGGAGAACCGCACGGTGTCGATTGGCGGCAACAGCGTCAGTGAGCACTTCAACCCGGCCGACAACTTCACCTCCATGCTCGAAAGCACGGAAGGCCCGGAAACGTGCAACACCTACAACATGCTCAAACTTACCAAGCAGTTGTATCTCACCAGCTCCTCCACGCGCTACCTCGACTACTACGAGCGGGCCCTCTACAACCACATTCTCTCGTCGCAGCACCCCGGCGAGGGCGGCTTCGTGTACTTCACGCCCATGCGCCCGCGCCACTACCGCGTGTATTCCGAGCCGCAGGAGGGCTTCTGGTGCTGCGTAGGTTCGGGCTTGGAAAACCACGGCAAGTACGGCGAGCTGGTATACGCGCATCGTGCCGAGCAAGAGCTGCTGGTGAACCTGTTTGTACCCTCGCGCCTCAGTTGGGCTGAGCAGGGCCTCACCCTCACGCAGCAAACGACGTTTCCTTTCGAGGAACGCTCGCAGCTAGCATTACAGTTGAAAAAGCCGCGCACGTTTGCGCTTAGCATTCGGCAGCCCGGCTGGTTGCCAGCCGGTAAGATGGGGGTGCAGGTCAACGGCAAACCGGTGGCTGCTACAACTACGTCGCCGGGCTACGCTACCGTGACGCGCAAGTGGCGCTCGGGCGACGTGGTAACAGTGGCACTGCCCATGGAAACCAAAGCGGAGTATCTGCCCGACCACTCGTCCTGGGTGTCCTTCGTGCATGGCCCTGTGGTGCTGGCTGCCGTTACCGACACCACCGACCTGACTGGCCTGCGCGCGAATGGCCAGCGCATGGCGCACGTGCCAAGCGGGCAACTTTACCCTATTGAGGAAGCCCCCGTGCTCGTCTCTACTAGCCAAAACGTAGCCGAAAGCATAAAGCCCATAGCCGGGCGGCCACTGACGTTTACGGCCGCTGGCCTAGTCGATTCCGACCACAACCGCGACGTGCAGTTGGTACCCTTCTACCAGATTCACGACGCGCGCTACATGGTGTACTGGCCCGTGACAACTCCCGAAGGCCTAGCTGCCCGCAAAGAAGAAATACGCCGCAAAGACTCCGAGAAACGCGCTTTAGAAGCCCGCACCATCGACCAGGTCACCCCCGGCGAGCAGCAGCCGGAGTCGGACCACGGCTTTCAGGGCGAGCAATCCGAGATGGGTACCTTCCGTAACCGCCATTGGCGGCACGCCGCTGGGTGGTTTAGCTACAACCTGCGCAACCCTAATAAGGCCGCTCGCGCGCTTCGGGTCACGTATTCTGGGGGCGATAAAAACCGCCAGTTTACCATCTTAATCAATGGCGCGCCCATAGCAAAGGTAGCCTTGGAAGGCAACTCGCAACGTGAGTTCTACGACGTGGAGTACGCCTTACCCGAAGCCCTGCGCCGGGATGCTGCCACCACGCTCACCGTAAAGTTTGTGGCCGCGGCGGGCTCTACGGCAGGTGGCGTTTACGACGTGCGGTTACTCAAGTAA
- the xylA gene encoding xylose isomerase, with translation MPSITLSKTEFFQGIGQIKFEGRESDNPLAFKWYDADRLVAGKTMKEHLRFATAYWHTFTGTGGDPFGPGTKHFPWDAQGDLLGRAKDKADAAFEFFTKIGSPYYCFHDIDLVDEGSSLPEYERNLQSIVDYLKEHQQESGVKLLWGTANVFSNPRYMNGASTNPEFGALAFAGTQVKNALDATIALGGENYVFWGGREGYMTLLNTNMKRELAHMGRFLTMARDYARQQGFQGKFFIEPKPAEPTKHQYDFDAATVIGFLKEHGLENDFQLNLEVNHATLAGHTFQHELQVAADANMLGSMDANRGDYQNGWDTDQFPNNLNELTESMLIILEHGGIKPGGINFDAKTRRNSTDLEDIFVAHIGGMDTFARALVVANDILEKSPYKQFRQQRYASFDSGQGKAFEEGQLTLEDLRTYALQNGEPEQKSGKQEWLENIINQYI, from the coding sequence ATGCCATCCATCACGCTAAGCAAAACCGAGTTTTTCCAAGGTATCGGGCAGATCAAGTTTGAAGGCCGCGAGTCGGACAACCCGCTCGCGTTTAAATGGTATGATGCTGATCGCCTGGTGGCCGGCAAAACCATGAAGGAGCACCTGCGCTTCGCCACGGCCTACTGGCACACGTTCACCGGCACGGGCGGCGACCCCTTCGGCCCCGGCACCAAGCACTTCCCCTGGGATGCGCAAGGCGACCTCCTGGGTCGGGCCAAGGACAAGGCCGATGCCGCCTTTGAGTTCTTCACCAAGATCGGCTCGCCCTACTACTGCTTCCACGACATCGACTTGGTAGACGAGGGCTCCTCGCTGCCCGAGTACGAGCGCAACCTGCAGTCGATTGTGGACTACTTGAAAGAGCACCAGCAAGAAAGCGGCGTGAAGCTGCTCTGGGGCACAGCCAACGTCTTCTCGAACCCGCGCTACATGAACGGGGCCAGCACCAACCCCGAGTTCGGCGCGCTGGCCTTTGCTGGCACGCAGGTCAAGAACGCGCTGGACGCCACCATCGCCCTGGGCGGGGAGAACTACGTGTTCTGGGGCGGGCGCGAAGGCTACATGACCCTGTTGAACACCAACATGAAGCGTGAGCTGGCCCACATGGGCCGCTTCCTCACCATGGCCCGCGACTACGCCCGCCAGCAAGGCTTCCAGGGCAAGTTCTTCATTGAGCCTAAGCCCGCCGAGCCCACCAAGCACCAGTACGACTTCGACGCGGCCACGGTCATCGGCTTCCTCAAGGAGCACGGCCTGGAGAACGACTTCCAGCTGAACCTAGAAGTGAACCACGCCACGCTGGCGGGCCACACGTTCCAGCATGAGCTGCAAGTAGCGGCTGATGCTAATATGCTGGGCTCGATGGACGCCAACCGGGGTGACTACCAGAACGGCTGGGACACGGACCAGTTCCCCAACAACCTCAACGAACTGACCGAGTCCATGCTCATTATCCTGGAGCATGGGGGCATCAAGCCCGGCGGCATCAACTTCGACGCCAAGACCCGTCGCAACTCCACGGACCTGGAGGACATCTTCGTGGCCCACATCGGGGGCATGGACACGTTTGCTCGGGCGCTGGTGGTAGCCAACGACATCCTGGAGAAGTCGCCCTACAAGCAGTTCCGTCAGCAGCGCTACGCCTCCTTCGACAGCGGCCAAGGCAAAGCCTTCGAAGAGGGGCAGCTCACGCTGGAGGACCTACGCACGTACGCTCTCCAGAACGGCGAGCCGGAGCAGAAGAGCGGCAAGCAGGAGTGGTTGGAGAACATCATCAATCAGTACATCTAA
- a CDS encoding glycoside hydrolase family 43 protein produces MLLKQRKVFFTALAALLLQNAVSSAQSIELVNPILTGFYPDPSITKVGKDYYLVNSTFSYFPGIPVMHSRDLKNWKQIGNVIDRPSQMTFMGDRMTRGLFAPAIEYHNGTYYVTCTLIDHKGNFVVTAKNPAGPWSNPTFLPEVRGIDPSLYFEGDKAYVIYNSDPPGTPLYDGHRSIKIIELNPQTLQTVGEAKIVVNGGVDISKKPVWIEGPHLMKRGDWYYLYAAEGGTSVNHTEVVFRSKAPLGPFVPYEKNPILSQRELPKDRKDPITSAGHAQFVEGPDGKTYAIFLAVRPYEGNYYNTGRETFIVPVEWKDEWPVTVPGPNGVQYSYKANFPEVKQPGALPQSGNFAYTLTFEKQLDPALLFLRTVDSTNFSLSKAKGLTLKLKPETVAETGNPAFIGKRQQHMYSSAETELTFAAKAANETAGLVAFQDEKHFYYFCKSVENGKPVVQLFKSTADAKTPELLAKAPLKAAAGKVQLRINADGDTYSFRFSEDGKTYTSLKDKVDARFLSTQVAGGFIGCLYGMYGTSAGQPTTNTASFKWLKYEGHDPMYKK; encoded by the coding sequence ATGCTATTAAAGCAACGAAAAGTATTCTTCACTGCCTTGGCAGCTCTGCTGCTACAAAACGCTGTTTCCTCTGCTCAATCGATTGAGTTAGTTAACCCCATTCTGACGGGCTTCTACCCAGACCCTAGCATTACCAAGGTGGGTAAGGATTACTACCTAGTTAACTCCACCTTTTCCTACTTCCCGGGCATTCCGGTGATGCACAGCCGCGACCTGAAAAATTGGAAGCAGATTGGTAATGTCATTGACCGGCCCTCCCAAATGACCTTTATGGGCGACCGAATGACCCGCGGGTTGTTTGCGCCGGCCATCGAGTACCACAACGGCACCTACTACGTCACCTGCACGCTGATTGACCACAAGGGCAACTTCGTAGTGACGGCTAAGAACCCCGCCGGGCCGTGGAGCAACCCAACTTTCTTACCCGAGGTGCGGGGCATCGACCCCTCGCTGTACTTCGAGGGCGACAAGGCCTACGTCATCTATAACAGCGACCCACCCGGCACGCCCCTTTACGACGGCCACCGCTCCATCAAGATTATTGAGCTGAACCCACAAACGCTGCAAACCGTGGGTGAGGCCAAAATCGTGGTGAATGGGGGAGTAGACATCAGCAAAAAGCCTGTCTGGATTGAAGGCCCGCACCTAATGAAGCGGGGCGACTGGTACTATCTCTACGCGGCCGAAGGCGGCACCTCGGTGAATCACACGGAGGTGGTGTTCCGCAGCAAGGCGCCCCTAGGTCCGTTTGTACCCTACGAGAAAAATCCCATCCTCTCGCAGCGCGAACTTCCCAAAGACCGCAAAGACCCCATCACCTCAGCTGGTCATGCGCAATTTGTGGAAGGGCCCGATGGGAAGACGTACGCGATTTTCCTAGCCGTGCGACCTTACGAAGGCAACTATTACAATACTGGGCGCGAGACCTTTATCGTGCCCGTGGAGTGGAAAGATGAGTGGCCCGTAACGGTGCCTGGCCCCAACGGAGTGCAATACTCCTACAAGGCCAACTTCCCCGAAGTGAAGCAGCCCGGCGCCCTGCCCCAGAGCGGCAACTTCGCCTATACGCTCACCTTCGAGAAGCAACTCGACCCCGCGCTGCTGTTCCTGCGCACGGTGGATAGCACCAATTTCTCGCTGAGCAAAGCCAAGGGCCTCACTTTGAAGCTAAAGCCCGAAACGGTGGCCGAAACCGGCAACCCGGCCTTCATCGGCAAGCGGCAGCAGCACATGTATAGCAGCGCCGAAACGGAGCTGACGTTCGCAGCTAAGGCGGCAAACGAAACGGCTGGCTTGGTGGCCTTTCAAGACGAGAAGCACTTCTACTACTTCTGCAAATCAGTAGAGAATGGCAAGCCCGTTGTACAGCTTTTCAAGAGCACGGCTGACGCGAAGACCCCGGAGCTGCTGGCGAAAGCGCCCCTGAAAGCGGCGGCCGGTAAGGTGCAGCTGCGCATCAATGCCGATGGCGATACATACAGCTTCCGCTTTTCGGAGGATGGCAAGACCTATACGTCTCTGAAAGACAAGGTAGATGCGCGCTTCCTAAGCACGCAGGTAGCAGGAGGTTTTATAGGCTGCTTGTACGGCATGTACGGCACATCAGCTGGGCAGCCTACTACCAATACAGCCTCCTTTAAATGGCTGAAGTACGAAGGGCACGACCCCATGTACAAGAAATAA
- a CDS encoding endo-1,4-beta-xylanase, with the protein MKAKKNLLYIALAGVTLGFVQKAEPTLKEVFKDDFYVGAALNYKQSSGQDAKATTLIKQQFNTISPENLLKWGSVHPQPGQYNFKPADDYVAFGQQNKMFIIGHTLMWHQQTPKWVFEDENGQPASREVLLKRLQEHISTVVGRYKGKIGGWDVLNEAIDDQQGELRKTKWLEILGEDFAAKAFEYAHKADPKAELYYNDYSLYRPEKREGVIKLVKSLQAKGIKVTAIGMQGHYGLTKPSIDQVEASLVAFSKLGVHVNFTELDIDVLPNPSRRQGADIAENFAADAKYNVYPTGLPDSVQQKLTKRYADLFALFHKHRDVIDRITLWGVTDADSWLNNWPIRGRTSYPLLFDRAYQPKPAFQAVLQTAKNKM; encoded by the coding sequence ATGAAAGCAAAAAAAAACCTGCTCTACATCGCCCTAGCTGGCGTTACCCTAGGTTTTGTGCAGAAAGCAGAACCCACGTTGAAAGAGGTATTCAAGGACGATTTCTACGTCGGAGCAGCCCTCAACTATAAGCAAAGTAGCGGGCAGGATGCGAAAGCTACGACGTTGATCAAGCAGCAGTTCAACACCATCAGCCCCGAGAACCTGCTGAAGTGGGGATCCGTGCACCCGCAACCCGGCCAGTACAACTTCAAGCCCGCCGACGACTACGTAGCGTTCGGGCAGCAAAACAAGATGTTCATCATCGGTCACACGCTGATGTGGCACCAGCAAACGCCCAAGTGGGTGTTTGAGGACGAAAACGGCCAACCCGCCAGCCGGGAAGTACTGCTCAAGCGGCTGCAAGAGCATATCAGTACCGTTGTCGGCCGCTACAAGGGTAAGATTGGCGGCTGGGACGTGCTGAATGAAGCCATTGACGACCAGCAAGGCGAGTTGCGCAAAACCAAGTGGCTGGAGATCCTAGGCGAAGACTTCGCCGCCAAAGCCTTTGAGTACGCGCATAAAGCCGACCCGAAAGCGGAGCTCTACTACAACGACTACAGCCTCTACCGCCCCGAAAAGCGGGAAGGAGTGATCAAGCTCGTGAAAAGCTTACAGGCCAAAGGCATCAAAGTAACCGCCATCGGCATGCAAGGCCATTACGGGCTGACCAAACCGAGCATTGACCAAGTAGAAGCTAGCTTAGTTGCTTTCTCCAAGCTCGGGGTCCATGTAAACTTCACGGAGCTGGACATTGATGTGCTGCCTAATCCAAGTCGGCGCCAAGGCGCCGATATTGCCGAGAACTTTGCCGCCGATGCCAAGTACAACGTGTATCCTACCGGCTTGCCTGATTCAGTGCAGCAAAAGCTCACCAAGCGCTACGCCGACTTGTTCGCCTTGTTCCACAAACACCGCGACGTGATTGACCGCATCACCCTGTGGGGCGTCACCGATGCCGACTCGTGGCTGAATAATTGGCCTATTAGAGGTCGTACTAGCTACCCGTTGCTATTTGACCGCGCGTATCAACCCAAGCCCGCATTCCAAGCAGTACTGCAGACGGCGAAAAACAAGATGTAA